TATTTTTATAACAGGATTTAGTGAAGTCATTGGATCTTGAAATATCATTCCAATTCTTCCACCTCTATATTCTCTTAATTCTTTTTCAGATATTTTAGTTAAATCTACTCCATCAAATAATATTTCACCTGCTTTTATTTCACCTGGTGGCATAGGTATAAGTCCCATTATAGTTTGAACTGTAACTGACTTACCACTTCCTGATTCACCAACTATTGCTAGTGTTTCTCCTTTTTTAACTGAAAAACTAATATCTCTTATTGCCTTAACTTCTCCAGCATAAGTATTAAAGGAAACACTTAAATTTTTTACTTCTAGTATATTTTCATTCATTTTAATGATTTCCTTTCTTAGTCTCTTAGTTTAGGATTTAATGCATCACTTAATGCATCACCTAATATATTAAATGATAACGTTATTAATGATATTGTAATTGCTGGAATTAAGAATAAATAAATATGTGAATTTATTTCTCTAAACCCATCAGCAACTAAATTACCAAGTGAGGCTTGTGGTATTGGAACTCCAAGTCCAATGAAACTAAGAAATGCTTCTGAAAATATTATTGAAGGAATATCCATAGTTAATTGAACTATCATTACACTTAGTGTATTAGGGATAAGGTGTTTCCTAATGACCCACCAAAAGTTTGAACCAAGTGCAGTAGAAGCCATTACATATTCATTTTCTTTAAGCTTCAATACCTCACCTCTTATTAGTAAAGCATAACCTAACCAACGGGTTAGTGATAATGCTATTATGATAGTTCTTACACTATTACCCATGATAACCATAAGTAGTATTATATATATCATAGATGGTATTGAAATTAATACCTCTATAATTCTAATCATAATCATATCTACGACACCACCAAAGTATGCTGCTATAGAACCATATATGCTTCCTATAACTACACAAATTGATGCTACAATCAATGCTAATTGCACTGAAATTCTAATACCTTGTGCTATTCTTGCAAATAAATCTCTACCTAATGAATCTGTTCCAAAAATATGACCTGATTTAAATCCTTCAACAGGACCAACAAATCTTGATGCTGTTATTTGCTCATAGTATGTATATTTTGTTAGACTTTGTCCAAATATTGCTATTAGAGTTATAAATCCTAAAAAAATTAAAAAGAACATTGCTAATTTATTTTTCTTTAATCTTCTCCAAGCATCTTGCCAATATGTTAAACTTGGCTTATATATTTGTTCACTTTCTTCTTTATCT
This genomic interval from Oceanivirga salmonicida contains the following:
- a CDS encoding ABC transporter permease, whose amino-acid sequence is MDDIKIKSIYDRDKYTTVPSDFEYVGPDKEESEQIYKPSLTYWQDAWRRLKKNKLAMFFLIFLGFITLIAIFGQSLTKYTYYEQITASRFVGPVEGFKSGHIFGTDSLGRDLFARIAQGIRISVQLALIVASICVVIGSIYGSIAAYFGGVVDMIMIRIIEVLISIPSMIYIILLMVIMGNSVRTIIIALSLTRWLGYALLIRGEVLKLKENEYVMASTALGSNFWWVIRKHLIPNTLSVMIVQLTMDIPSIIFSEAFLSFIGLGVPIPQASLGNLVADGFREINSHIYLFLIPAITISLITLSFNILGDALSDALNPKLRD